One stretch of Bosea vaviloviae DNA includes these proteins:
- a CDS encoding IclR family transcriptional regulator, translated as MPDATTKPSTALPRGDAGPVAGEIDERLFVASVGKAMKVLETFDKTTASLSLSDIAIRTGLGRSASQRFIYTLERLGYLDRDEQTKRYTLARKVFRFAQSAVSSNLALDAAYPAMRELAERTRETISWVEVDRAEIVIIATLPSTHISSINLPVGTRFPALSSSSGQVLLGHSAPAHIEKIWNASHDSVPSRTQAKNAAEMMRLLEAVKTAGFAVTEKNMEQGSISVSAAVHDRAGRAVGAINLSTLTTRFERQAAIAQLAPLVAAAATRATETLIS; from the coding sequence ATGCCGGACGCAACGACGAAACCAAGCACGGCCTTGCCGCGCGGCGATGCCGGCCCGGTCGCAGGCGAGATCGATGAGCGCCTCTTCGTCGCCTCGGTCGGCAAGGCGATGAAGGTGCTGGAGACCTTCGACAAGACCACGGCGAGCTTGAGCCTGTCCGACATCGCCATTCGCACCGGGCTTGGCCGCAGCGCCTCGCAGCGCTTCATCTACACGCTCGAACGGCTCGGCTATCTCGACCGGGACGAGCAGACCAAGCGCTATACGCTCGCCCGAAAGGTCTTCCGCTTCGCCCAGAGCGCGGTGTCCTCGAACCTGGCGCTCGACGCCGCCTATCCCGCCATGCGCGAACTGGCCGAACGCACGCGCGAGACGATCTCCTGGGTCGAAGTCGACCGCGCCGAGATCGTCATCATCGCCACGCTTCCCAGCACCCATATCTCCTCGATCAACCTGCCGGTCGGCACCCGTTTCCCGGCGCTGTCCTCCTCCTCCGGCCAGGTGCTGCTCGGGCATTCCGCCCCGGCCCATATCGAGAAGATCTGGAACGCCTCGCATGACTCGGTGCCTTCGCGCACGCAGGCCAAGAATGCAGCCGAGATGATGCGGCTGCTCGAGGCGGTGAAAACAGCCGGTTTCGCTGTCACCGAGAAGAACATGGAGCAGGGCTCGATCTCGGTCTCGGCCGCCGTGCATGACCGGGCCGGCCGCGCCGTCGGCGCGATCAATCTCTCGACCCTGACGACGCGCTTCGAGCGCCAGGCCGCCATCGCGCAGCTCGCACCGCTAGTCGCCGCAGCCGCAACCCGCGCGACCGAGACGCTGATCTCCTGA
- a CDS encoding aspartate aminotransferase family protein, which produces MSVDLMPNRYRPGEADIAPRDAALIARRDAVLGSSYRLQYRRPVHFVRGEGMWLYDPDGRAYLDFYNNVPSLGHCHPEVNAAMAAQAGRISANTRYLEPQLVDYAERLVATFPGELDRVVFTCTGSESNDLALRIARLVNGNEGVIVSSYAYHGTSAAVAMVSPNLGEAVQLSPSLRMVDLPGPAGVPEAQAAAFFEAQVRAAIKDLNRRGIGVAALLIDSIFSSDGVWVDPPGFIAGAVAAVREAGGLFIADEVQPGFGRTGTHMWGFERHGIAPDLATLGKPMGNGFPIGAVVGRHAAMDRFGATARYSNTFAGNTVGIATADAVLTILQRDRILENALAMGARLNAGLEQLAGRLAGIRAVRHAGLFFGIDIGLEGMAAAQRRAMALTIVNALRDDGVLISTTGANEDTLKVRPPLICEAAHVDRFLQALQDALGAAAP; this is translated from the coding sequence ATATCCGTCGATCTCATGCCCAACCGCTACAGGCCGGGTGAGGCCGATATCGCGCCGCGCGATGCGGCCCTGATCGCCCGCCGCGACGCGGTGCTCGGCTCGTCCTACCGCCTGCAATATCGCCGGCCGGTTCACTTCGTTCGCGGTGAAGGGATGTGGCTCTACGATCCCGATGGCCGCGCCTATCTCGATTTCTACAACAATGTTCCCTCGTTGGGTCATTGCCACCCGGAGGTGAATGCGGCCATGGCGGCGCAAGCCGGCCGGATCAGCGCGAATACGCGCTATCTCGAACCGCAGCTGGTCGACTATGCCGAGCGGCTCGTCGCCACCTTTCCCGGGGAGCTCGACCGGGTCGTCTTCACCTGCACGGGAAGCGAATCCAACGACCTCGCGCTCAGGATCGCCAGGCTCGTCAACGGGAATGAGGGCGTGATCGTCTCGTCCTACGCCTATCACGGCACGAGCGCGGCGGTGGCAATGGTCTCGCCCAATCTCGGCGAGGCCGTGCAGCTCAGCCCCTCCCTGCGCATGGTAGACCTGCCCGGCCCCGCAGGCGTGCCGGAGGCGCAGGCAGCCGCGTTCTTCGAAGCGCAGGTTCGGGCCGCGATCAAGGATCTGAACCGGCGCGGCATCGGCGTTGCGGCGCTGCTGATCGACAGCATCTTTTCCAGCGACGGCGTCTGGGTCGATCCTCCCGGCTTCATCGCCGGCGCGGTCGCAGCGGTGCGCGAGGCCGGCGGTCTTTTCATCGCCGACGAGGTTCAGCCGGGTTTCGGACGCACCGGCACGCATATGTGGGGCTTCGAGCGGCATGGCATCGCGCCTGACCTCGCCACGCTTGGCAAGCCCATGGGCAACGGCTTCCCGATCGGCGCGGTCGTCGGGCGTCATGCGGCGATGGACCGTTTCGGCGCCACGGCCCGGTACTCGAATACATTCGCCGGAAATACCGTCGGCATCGCCACTGCCGATGCAGTCCTGACGATTCTGCAAAGAGACCGGATCCTTGAGAACGCGCTGGCCATGGGCGCGCGCCTGAACGCCGGGCTGGAGCAGCTTGCAGGCCGCTTGGCGGGCATCCGGGCCGTGCGCCATGCCGGCCTGTTCTTCGGCATCGATATCGGCCTCGAGGGCATGGCCGCCGCCCAGCGCCGCGCCATGGCTTTGACTATCGTCAATGCCCTGCGCGATGACGGCGTCCTGATCAGCACGACCGGGGCGAATGAAGACACGCTCAAGGTGCGCCCGCCGCTGATCTGCGAGGCGGCCCATGTCGACCGCTTCCTCCAGGCGCTCCAGGACGCGCTGGGTGCTGCTGCCCCATAG
- a CDS encoding enoyl-CoA hydratase/isomerase family protein produces the protein MTDIERERRGSVAIVAINRPAKRNALNSAAWQALGDSFVELRSDPSIRAIILTGRGGAFCAGDEIGAFAAVRDDPPARQAYWDAIMACYAAVSASLVPVIAAVSGPCVGGGCTLALRTDFRLADATARFGVPPAKLGLVYPADSTQLLAATAGIGMARRMLYTGELIDARAAQACGLVSEVVAGDVVEAALRMAEPMIANAPLSIRAAKLACDAMLQGRLPEVAGEIAALSDMADRSADYREGSLAFAQKRKPVFSGR, from the coding sequence ATGACCGATATCGAGCGCGAGCGTCGTGGCAGCGTCGCCATCGTCGCGATCAATCGCCCCGCCAAGCGCAATGCCCTGAACAGCGCGGCCTGGCAGGCGCTCGGGGACAGCTTCGTCGAATTGCGCTCCGATCCCTCGATCCGCGCCATCATCCTGACCGGCCGCGGCGGTGCGTTCTGCGCCGGCGACGAGATCGGCGCCTTTGCCGCGGTTCGCGACGATCCCCCGGCGCGGCAGGCCTATTGGGATGCGATCATGGCCTGCTATGCCGCCGTCTCCGCCTCACTGGTGCCGGTGATCGCGGCCGTCAGCGGCCCCTGCGTAGGCGGCGGCTGCACGCTGGCGCTGCGGACCGATTTCCGGCTCGCCGACGCCACGGCACGCTTCGGCGTGCCGCCGGCCAAGCTCGGGCTGGTCTACCCGGCCGACTCGACCCAGCTTCTCGCCGCCACCGCCGGCATCGGCATGGCCAGGCGCATGCTCTACACCGGCGAGCTTATCGATGCTCGCGCGGCCCAGGCCTGCGGCCTGGTCTCGGAGGTCGTCGCGGGCGATGTCGTCGAGGCGGCGCTGCGCATGGCCGAGCCGATGATCGCCAATGCGCCGCTCTCGATCCGGGCCGCCAAGCTCGCCTGCGATGCGATGCTGCAGGGAAGGCTTCCAGAGGTCGCGGGCGAAATCGCCGCCCTCTCCGACATGGCCGACCGCAGCGCCGATTATCGCGAGGGCTCGCTCGCCTTCGCGCAGAAGCGCAAGCCCGTTTTCAGCGGCCGCTGA
- a CDS encoding endonuclease domain-containing protein, which produces MTTEQRRFARRQRAQATEPEDIVWGLLRNRRLDGLKFRRQVPLLGYTVDFLGVERRLIVEIDGRQHDWERDYDVARTQEIEHHGFTLLRFSNAQVRDERDAVVAAIRKALG; this is translated from the coding sequence ATGACGACCGAGCAACGCCGCTTCGCCAGACGCCAGCGGGCGCAGGCAACCGAGCCCGAGGACATCGTTTGGGGCCTGCTGCGCAACCGGCGTCTCGACGGCCTCAAGTTCCGCCGGCAGGTGCCGCTGCTCGGCTACACCGTCGATTTCCTCGGCGTGGAGCGCAGGTTGATCGTCGAGATCGATGGCCGGCAGCATGATTGGGAACGCGACTACGATGTGGCCCGCACGCAGGAGATTGAGCACCACGGCTTCACCCTGCTGCGTTTCAGCAATGCGCAGGTTCGCGATGAGCGCGACGCAGTTGTGGCAGCGATCCGCAAGGCCTTGGGCTGA
- a CDS encoding AMP-binding protein — protein sequence MSTTTMPAITVPDDANVFAALIDPARDPNRVFMENADGRVIRFGEVSIVTARYAGLLASEGVGKADFVAGILEKSPEAVLLYLAACRLGAVYVPVHIGLTDAEIGHILGDARPKLVICDPTRESVVRAAGCRHLTLDAGGSGSLIERSETMPGESALQSVAPSDPNAMVYTSGTTGRPKGALLSAGSVIWNARSLASCWGITETDTLLHANPMAYGLFGTTTPALAGGAAMILLPKFEAGSVLAALPRATIFAGVPTYYARLMADPRFDRALCAGMRLFVTGSAPMRPDAFEAFAARTGHRLLDRYGLTEVLIATSNRLGGSRRPDTSGKPLPGSAIRIVDEQGELVPAGTVGMIELRQPYPFLGYWQDPEKTAQAFRDGWFRTGDFGRLDAQGYVSVLGRGADLIISGGLNVYPREVEAAVNALDGVAESAVIGVPHADFGEAVLAVVQLAGGAEGFDTSAAIAALKRSLAGYKVPKRIELVAEMPRNTLGKIQKNLLKARFEGAFRG from the coding sequence ATGTCTACCACCACAATGCCCGCCATCACCGTGCCCGACGACGCGAATGTCTTCGCTGCCCTGATCGATCCGGCGCGCGACCCGAACCGCGTCTTCATGGAAAACGCGGACGGACGCGTCATCCGCTTTGGCGAGGTGTCCATCGTCACGGCCCGCTATGCCGGCCTGCTGGCGAGCGAGGGGGTCGGCAAGGCTGATTTCGTCGCTGGCATCCTCGAGAAATCGCCCGAGGCCGTGCTGCTCTATCTCGCGGCCTGCCGGCTCGGCGCGGTCTATGTGCCCGTGCATATCGGCCTGACCGATGCCGAGATCGGCCATATCCTGGGCGATGCCAGGCCAAAACTGGTGATCTGCGACCCCACGCGTGAGAGCGTCGTCCGCGCCGCCGGCTGCAGGCACTTGACCCTTGATGCCGGCGGCAGCGGCAGCCTTATCGAGCGAAGCGAAACGATGCCGGGCGAGAGCGCGCTCCAGAGCGTCGCGCCGTCCGATCCCAATGCCATGGTCTACACCTCCGGCACGACCGGGCGGCCGAAGGGCGCGCTGCTCTCGGCTGGCTCCGTGATCTGGAATGCGCGTTCGCTCGCCTCCTGCTGGGGCATCACCGAGACCGATACGCTGCTCCACGCCAATCCGATGGCCTATGGCCTGTTCGGCACGACGACGCCGGCTCTGGCGGGCGGGGCCGCGATGATCCTGCTGCCGAAATTCGAGGCCGGAAGCGTGCTGGCCGCGCTGCCGCGCGCGACGATCTTTGCGGGCGTGCCGACCTATTACGCCAGGCTGATGGCCGATCCGCGCTTCGACCGGGCGCTCTGCGCCGGGATGCGCCTGTTCGTGACCGGCTCGGCGCCGATGCGGCCGGACGCGTTCGAGGCCTTCGCCGCGCGCACCGGCCATCGCCTGCTCGACCGCTACGGCCTGACCGAAGTGCTGATCGCGACCTCGAACCGGCTCGGCGGCAGCCGCCGGCCCGACACCTCCGGCAAACCGCTGCCGGGCTCGGCGATCCGCATCGTCGACGAGCAGGGCGAGCTCGTGCCGGCGGGAACCGTCGGCATGATCGAACTGCGCCAGCCCTACCCGTTCCTCGGCTATTGGCAGGACCCGGAAAAGACGGCGCAGGCTTTCCGGGACGGCTGGTTTCGAACAGGCGATTTCGGCCGGCTCGATGCGCAAGGCTATGTCAGCGTGCTCGGGCGCGGCGCCGATCTGATCATCTCGGGCGGGCTCAACGTCTATCCCAGGGAGGTCGAGGCCGCCGTCAATGCGCTGGACGGCGTCGCGGAGAGCGCCGTCATCGGCGTGCCCCATGCCGATTTCGGCGAGGCGGTGCTGGCGGTGGTGCAGCTCGCGGGCGGGGCCGAGGGTTTCGATACGAGCGCCGCGATCGCCGCGCTCAAGCGCTCGCTTGCCGGATACAAGGTGCCCAAGCGCATCGAGCTGGTCGCGGAGATGCCGCGCAACACGCTCGGGAAGATCCAGAAAAACCTGCTCAAGGCACGCTTTGAGGGCGCATTCCGGGGCTGA
- a CDS encoding phosphotransferase, producing the protein MSVDDDAGLAGDTGRSILSAGTAWETPLTSPVAQDAYFRDAAAVLAAPPSVVADGVLVDLLARHYGLSGEIKTLSSEVECTAEVSLPDGRRLILKTSRRPEAVESFRFQSAAIATVAGATGFVAPLVLPTSGGGLMFAHDGVCGYLQTRVEGTPMHRVARSPRLLRDVGCALGRLDLALSRRELPAMHRPVLWHVRCWPRLMELQRYLPPGPVAEAVARSMRAFEREIAPAIGSVPWQIAHNDPSPFNTLVSEAGIAFIDFGDGCWGPRIQDLAIAAGHLVSDPALPLGGAEHLIAGYAAVLPLSSDEAGLLVGLMRARQSALILINYWRAHLFPGNADYIKKNVPRAERGLAILAPLDPARERAAVMAAAAMS; encoded by the coding sequence TTGAGTGTCGATGACGATGCCGGTCTTGCTGGCGACACCGGCCGGTCCATCCTGTCGGCCGGCACGGCGTGGGAGACCCCCTTGACCTCCCCCGTCGCGCAGGACGCCTATTTTCGCGATGCCGCGGCGGTGCTGGCGGCGCCGCCGAGCGTTGTCGCGGATGGCGTGCTGGTGGATCTGCTGGCGCGGCACTATGGCCTGTCCGGCGAGATCAAAACCTTGTCGTCCGAAGTCGAATGCACGGCCGAGGTTTCGCTTCCCGATGGTCGGCGCCTGATCCTCAAGACGTCGCGGCGGCCCGAGGCGGTCGAAAGCTTCCGTTTCCAGTCCGCCGCGATCGCCACTGTCGCAGGCGCGACCGGGTTCGTCGCGCCCCTTGTCCTGCCGACCAGCGGCGGCGGGCTGATGTTCGCGCATGACGGCGTCTGCGGCTATCTGCAGACCCGCGTGGAGGGCACCCCCATGCATAGGGTGGCGCGGTCGCCGCGGTTGCTCCGCGATGTCGGCTGCGCCCTGGGACGGCTCGATCTCGCCTTGAGCCGGCGCGAGCTGCCGGCGATGCATCGGCCTGTCCTCTGGCATGTCAGATGCTGGCCGCGCTTGATGGAGCTGCAGCGCTATCTGCCGCCCGGGCCGGTCGCCGAAGCGGTTGCCCGCTCGATGCGCGCTTTCGAACGCGAGATCGCGCCCGCGATCGGCAGCGTGCCCTGGCAGATCGCTCATAACGACCCGAGCCCGTTCAACACGCTGGTGAGCGAGGCTGGCATCGCCTTCATCGATTTCGGCGATGGCTGCTGGGGCCCCAGGATCCAGGACCTCGCCATCGCGGCGGGCCACCTGGTGAGCGACCCTGCTCTGCCGCTCGGCGGCGCGGAGCATCTGATTGCCGGTTATGCCGCGGTGCTGCCGCTTTCGTCCGATGAAGCGGGATTGCTCGTCGGGCTGATGCGAGCGCGCCAGAGCGCCCTGATCCTGATCAATTACTGGCGCGCGCACCTGTTTCCCGGGAATGCCGACTACATCAAGAAGAACGTCCCCCGGGCCGAACGGGGCCTGGCCATCCTCGCCCCGCTCGATCCCGCCAGGGAGCGGGCAGCCGTCATGGCAGCGGCAGCGATGTCGTAG
- a CDS encoding AMP-binding protein, translating to MQTQTLQTNEITISQLWDRRAASDPGHVYCRFGQESWTIGRLDAAINRLANALLATGLKQGDRVAVMLPSHPEHIIVIFALAKAGLLRIPVNTHLKGAALDFVFDRFEPHALIADAAYAEPLAPVLGRLPELPVFWRGGEGAQSLANLFERGSPLPPPVTVAADDIIAITPSSGTTGEPKGVLKTDRSLRAGPMGTLALTGASAGDVFLLWEPLHHGAGVAVLIAALMQPITLAMVEKFSASQFWEQVRRFEVTHIHYLGGVLPLLLKQPASPGDRDHKVRMAWGGGCPLDVWRAFEERFGVSLYEGYGLSEMTTFVTINPEGRLGSCGRPLPFYEVRLLDEAGAEVAVGEPGEIVVLPRDPGLAFKGYFRMEEAGAALVKDGWFSTGDLARRDEDGFLFYCGRKKDSVRRRGVNISAWEVERVVLTHDEIEECALIGVPSEMGDDDLKLFIRPAPGRALDPAGLVAWCEQRLPYFQIPRYIEGIDEFPKTPTQRIKKSELSRSVAGCFDREGAGSKLGR from the coding sequence ATGCAGACCCAGACCTTGCAGACGAACGAGATCACCATCAGCCAGCTCTGGGACCGGCGCGCCGCCAGCGACCCGGGCCATGTCTATTGCCGCTTCGGGCAGGAGAGCTGGACGATCGGCCGGCTCGACGCCGCCATCAATCGTCTGGCCAATGCGCTGCTCGCAACCGGCCTGAAGCAGGGCGACCGCGTCGCGGTGATGCTGCCGAGCCATCCCGAGCACATCATCGTCATCTTCGCGCTGGCCAAGGCCGGGCTCCTGCGCATCCCCGTCAACACCCATCTCAAGGGGGCGGCGCTCGACTTCGTCTTCGACCGCTTCGAGCCGCATGCGCTGATCGCAGACGCGGCCTATGCCGAGCCGCTCGCGCCGGTCCTTGGGCGGTTGCCGGAGCTTCCGGTGTTCTGGCGCGGCGGCGAGGGCGCGCAAAGCCTGGCCAACCTGTTCGAGCGCGGCAGCCCCTTGCCGCCCCCGGTGACGGTCGCGGCCGACGACATCATCGCGATCACCCCGAGTTCCGGCACCACCGGCGAGCCGAAAGGCGTGCTCAAGACGGACCGCAGCCTGCGCGCCGGCCCGATGGGCACGCTCGCCTTGACCGGCGCGAGCGCGGGCGACGTCTTCCTGCTCTGGGAGCCGCTGCATCACGGCGCCGGCGTCGCGGTGCTGATCGCGGCGTTGATGCAGCCGATCACGCTCGCCATGGTCGAGAAGTTCAGCGCCTCGCAATTCTGGGAGCAGGTGCGCCGCTTCGAGGTGACCCATATCCATTATCTCGGCGGCGTGCTGCCGCTGCTGCTGAAGCAGCCGGCAAGCCCTGGTGACCGCGACCACAAGGTCAGGATGGCCTGGGGCGGCGGCTGCCCGCTCGATGTCTGGCGCGCTTTCGAGGAGCGCTTCGGGGTTTCGCTTTATGAGGGCTACGGCCTCTCGGAGATGACGACCTTCGTCACGATCAACCCGGAGGGCCGGCTCGGCTCCTGCGGCAGGCCCTTGCCCTTCTATGAGGTGCGCCTGCTCGATGAGGCGGGCGCCGAGGTCGCGGTCGGCGAGCCCGGCGAGATCGTGGTGTTGCCGCGCGATCCCGGCCTCGCCTTCAAGGGCTATTTCCGCATGGAAGAGGCGGGTGCCGCGCTCGTCAAGGATGGCTGGTTCTCGACCGGTGACCTCGCCCGCAGGGACGAGGATGGCTTCCTGTTCTATTGCGGGCGCAAGAAGGACAGCGTCAGGCGGCGCGGCGTCAACATCTCGGCCTGGGAGGTCGAGCGCGTCGTCCTGACCCATGACGAGATCGAGGAATGCGCCCTGATCGGCGTCCCCAGCGAAATGGGCGACGACGACCTCAAGCTCTTCATCCGGCCTGCGCCCGGTCGCGCGCTCGACCCCGCCGGCCTCGTCGCATGGTGCGAGCAGCGGCTGCCCTATTTCCAGATTCCACGCTATATCGAGGGCATCGACGAATTCCCGAAGACGCCGACGCAGCGCATCAAGAAGAGCGAGCTGAGCCGCAGCGTCGCCGGGTGCTTCGACCGCGAAGGCGCCGGCTCCAAGCTCGGCAGGTAG
- a CDS encoding ABC transporter substrate-binding protein, producing the protein MASSLTLRMPRLAGAFAVSLGIAALGAVPAQAEKLTIGLGGSVNSLDPHFYSTTPNNLVAFHIFDRLVDRLADGKLAPGLATAWRAVSPTIWEFTLREGVTWHDGKPFTADDVAFTLKRALDVPNNLGGFAGIIRPITAVEVAGPLLIRLTTATPIPNLPSDLTRLAIVSRHAGQDATTADYNSGKAAIGTGPFKFSAYQPGERIELVGNDTWWGKKPDWTSVTLRLIPNVAVRTAALLAGDIDVIDQPSASDLPRLQSSDKVKVAEIAGMRVNYVVPMIQPAPDAPAVLDKKGVKIEPSPLTKQKVREALSLAINRAGITERVVLGTATPTGQWLPAGIPGYDAKTPVPAYDVQKAKKLLGEAGFPDGFRLTLSTANDRTPYSVEVAQALAQMWSRIGVEVAIDAMPFSVYSTRGAKSQFSAYLGSWSNNSMEGTGLLRDLLATRSQQTGWGLYNWAQYSNPALDALTTAAISEVDEARREKLVLDAVKLVSSDVAIIPLYHFKNIWATQRRLRYAPRIDELTLATDVHKAGQ; encoded by the coding sequence ATGGCTTCTTCTCTGACGCTGCGGATGCCGCGCCTTGCCGGCGCGTTCGCCGTCTCTCTCGGCATCGCTGCACTCGGCGCCGTTCCGGCCCAGGCGGAGAAGCTGACCATCGGGCTCGGCGGCTCCGTCAATTCGCTCGATCCGCATTTCTACTCGACCACCCCCAACAACCTCGTCGCCTTCCACATCTTCGACCGGCTGGTCGACCGCCTGGCCGATGGCAAGCTTGCGCCGGGGCTGGCGACGGCCTGGCGCGCGGTCTCGCCGACGATCTGGGAGTTCACCCTGCGCGAGGGCGTGACCTGGCATGACGGCAAGCCGTTCACCGCCGACGACGTCGCCTTCACGCTGAAACGGGCGCTCGACGTGCCCAATAATCTCGGCGGCTTTGCCGGCATCATCCGGCCGATCACCGCCGTCGAGGTGGCGGGCCCGCTGCTGATCCGCCTGACCACCGCGACGCCGATCCCCAATCTGCCGAGCGACCTGACGCGGCTTGCCATCGTCTCGCGCCATGCCGGGCAGGACGCGACCACGGCCGACTACAACAGCGGCAAGGCCGCGATCGGCACCGGCCCGTTCAAGTTCTCGGCCTATCAGCCGGGCGAGCGCATCGAACTCGTCGGCAACGACACGTGGTGGGGGAAGAAGCCCGACTGGACGAGCGTGACGCTGCGGCTGATCCCCAATGTCGCCGTGCGCACCGCAGCCCTTTTGGCGGGCGATATCGACGTGATCGACCAGCCCTCGGCCAGCGACCTGCCGCGCCTGCAATCCTCCGACAAGGTCAAGGTCGCCGAGATCGCCGGCATGCGCGTCAACTATGTCGTGCCGATGATCCAGCCGGCGCCCGACGCGCCCGCGGTGCTGGACAAGAAGGGCGTCAAGATCGAGCCCTCGCCATTGACGAAACAGAAGGTGCGCGAGGCGCTCTCGCTTGCGATCAACCGCGCCGGGATCACCGAGCGCGTGGTGCTGGGCACGGCGACCCCGACCGGCCAGTGGCTGCCGGCCGGCATCCCCGGATACGACGCCAAGACGCCGGTCCCGGCCTATGACGTGCAGAAGGCCAAGAAACTCCTGGGCGAGGCCGGCTTCCCCGACGGCTTCCGGCTGACGCTCTCGACCGCCAATGACCGCACGCCCTACAGCGTCGAGGTCGCCCAGGCGCTGGCGCAGATGTGGAGCCGCATCGGCGTCGAGGTCGCGATCGATGCGATGCCCTTCAGCGTCTACTCCACGCGCGGCGCCAAGAGCCAGTTCTCCGCTTATCTCGGCAGCTGGAGCAACAACTCGATGGAGGGTACGGGCCTGCTGCGCGACCTGCTCGCGACCCGCAGCCAGCAGACCGGCTGGGGCCTCTATAACTGGGCGCAGTATTCAAACCCCGCGCTCGACGCGCTCACCACCGCGGCGATCAGCGAAGTCGACGAGGCCAGGCGCGAAAAACTGGTGCTGGACGCGGTGAAGCTCGTCTCCAGCGACGTCGCGATCATCCCGCTCTATCATTTCAAGAACATCTGGGCGACGCAGCGCAGGCTGCGCTACGCCCCCAGGATCGATGAGCTGACGCTGGCGACGGATGTGCACAAGGCGGGGCAGTGA
- a CDS encoding ABC transporter permease, with translation MAGWFLQRLLQAGFVVLAMTVIVFIGISVIGDPVAVLISPDADQAERMRAITAFGLDRPLWAQYLSFLNGALHGDLGRSFVYNEPALKIILQRMPATLELAVCAMLLATFIGIPLGLYAGLKPNAPLARVIMTGSILGFSLPGFWVGLLLIMVFAVQLGWLPSGGRGETRVFLGIGWSFLTLDGLQHLVLPALNLALFKISLVMRLVRAETREVIPQDFIRTARAKGLPEGRVIFRHLLKNIMIPVVTIIGLEFGSVIAFSVVTETIFAWPGMGKLIIDSIHVLDRPMIVAYLMIIVLMFVIINLLVDCLYTALDPRVRMGK, from the coding sequence ATGGCCGGATGGTTCCTTCAGCGCCTGCTCCAGGCCGGGTTCGTCGTGCTGGCGATGACGGTGATCGTCTTCATCGGCATCAGCGTCATCGGCGACCCTGTCGCGGTGCTGATCTCGCCCGATGCCGACCAGGCCGAACGAATGCGCGCGATCACGGCCTTCGGGCTCGATCGCCCACTCTGGGCGCAATACCTGTCCTTCCTGAACGGGGCGCTGCATGGCGATCTCGGCCGCAGCTTCGTCTATAACGAGCCCGCCCTGAAGATCATCCTGCAGCGCATGCCGGCGACGCTCGAACTCGCCGTTTGCGCCATGCTGCTGGCGACCTTCATCGGCATTCCGCTGGGTCTTTATGCCGGCCTCAAGCCCAACGCGCCGCTGGCGCGGGTGATCATGACCGGCTCGATCCTCGGCTTTTCGCTGCCGGGCTTCTGGGTCGGCCTGCTGCTGATCATGGTCTTTGCGGTGCAGCTCGGCTGGCTGCCCTCGGGCGGGCGCGGCGAGACCAGGGTATTCCTCGGCATCGGCTGGTCCTTCCTGACGCTCGACGGTCTGCAACATCTCGTGCTGCCGGCGCTCAACCTGGCGCTGTTCAAGATTTCGCTGGTGATGCGGCTGGTGCGGGCCGAGACCCGCGAGGTCATCCCCCAGGACTTCATCCGCACGGCGCGCGCCAAGGGCCTGCCCGAGGGCCGGGTGATCTTCCGGCACCTGTTGAAGAACATCATGATCCCGGTCGTCACCATCATCGGGCTCGAATTCGGCTCGGTGATCGCCTTTTCCGTGGTCACGGAGACGATCTTCGCCTGGCCCGGCATGGGCAAGCTGATCATCGACAGCATCCATGTGTTGGATCGGCCGATGATCGTCGCCTATCTCATGATCATCGTGCTGATGTTCGTGATCATCAACCTCCTCGTCGACTGCCTCTACACGGCGCTCGATCCGCGCGTCAGGATGGGCAAATGA